The proteins below come from a single Drosophila kikkawai strain 14028-0561.14 chromosome 3R, DkikHiC1v2, whole genome shotgun sequence genomic window:
- the LOC108085464 gene encoding uncharacterized protein produces the protein MMQGALQRCSCVLAVLVLLWSGSMAQLQVQAQSGYNYGRPEVASVGGATAGGRLTPGPYPTAAALPLTPAPATTAYGGAGLFPSPAVGFTPSGQATTAFGAPAAVGPSNSINQSRRPSPGGIPSPSSRSGPYGPQTPQYGNAPGGSAIRVPSGTSGADAGDYNDADGDYSAIPGVPGVDYPIYAQVPRTNFDCSQQALPGYYADIEAQCQVFHICALNRTYSFLCPNGTVFSQETLVCVWWNQYDCISAPSLYANNAYIYDYSERSSSNLATQPNANAYRPGAPTTTAFGAPVATTGTLRATGVPPQVTGYNTGRGSYPSATPTPAVQAQSPYGSGAVLRPAIVPGGGTNRLAPTAAAAGLLATAAGALPDNSLATFGQQPQAQVVASGNREYLPPASAGQQRQRGGGSTA, from the exons ATGATGCAAGGGGCACTGCAACGCTGCTCTTGCGTCTTGGCAG TTCTGGTGCTGCTCTGGAGCGGGAGTATGGCTCAGTTGCAGGTGCAG GCTCAAAGTGGCTACAACTATGGCCGTCCCGAGGTGGCTAGTGTGGGTGGAGCCACCGCCGGGGGTCGCTTAACCCCCGGTCCATATCCCACGGCGGCTGCCCTTCCACTGACCCCTGCTCCAGCCACCACTGCATATGGAGGAGCGGGCCTATTTCCCTCACCCGCCGTTGGCTTTACGCCCAGCGGGCAGGCCACCACGGCCTTTGGAGCACCGGCCGCAGTGGGACCTAGTAACAGCATCAATCAGTCAAGGAGACCTTCACCGGGAGGAataccatcaccatcatcgCGCAGTGGACCCTACGGCCCACAGACGCCGCAGTATGGCAACGCACCTGGCGGCTCTGCCATTCGAGTTCCCAGTGGCACGTCTGGGGCTGATGCTGGAGACTACAACGATGCCGATGGCGACTACTCTGCCATTCCGGGTGTACCGGGAGTGGACTATCCCATTTACGCCCAGGTGCCGCGCACGAATTTCGACTGCTCGCAGCAGGCCTTGCCCGGATATTACGCTGACATCGAAGCCCAGTGCCAGGTCTTCCACATCTGTGCCCTCAACAGAACGTACTCCTTCCTGTGTCCCAACGGCACCGTGTTCAGTCAGGAGACGTTGGTCTGCGTCTGGTGGAACCAATACGACTGTATCTCAGCGCCCAGCTTATATGCCAACAACGCCTACATCTACGATTACTCCGAACGAAGTAGCTCCAACTTGGCCACACAGCCCAATGCCAACGCTTATCGACCGGGTGCCCCCACCACGACTGCCTTCGGAGCACCGGTTGCCACCACTGGAACCCTACGTGCCACCGGAGTTCCGCCCCAGGTGACTGGCTACAACACTGGACGGGGATCGTATCCctcggccacgcccacacccGCCGTCCAGGCTCAGAGCCCCTACGGCTCCGGTGCTGTCCTCCGACCCGCCATTGTTCCGGGCGGTGGAACCAATCGATTGGCGccaactgcagcagctgccGGTCTTCTGGCCACCGCCGCTGGAGCACTACCCGACAACTCATTGGCTACCTTTGGCCAACAGCCACAGGCCCAGGTGGTGGCCAGCGGAAACCGAGAGTATCTGCCGCCGGCCAGTGCTGGACAGCAACGGCAGCGAGGTGGTGGCTCTACAGCATAG
- the thw gene encoding uncharacterized protein thw, translating into MMPLPLKGNSKYKMRCTQLGFICALLVLTFLGQTSAESKYRTPARILAKQTGATQFEEERYEAHTNCNEHKHHLKKRASDEDVDYEVYQGVVGRPGIDFPIYPRIPKTSFSCRSYGNGYFADMETDCQVFHICEEGRKISFLCPNGTIFQQSELTCDWWFKVNCLGSSGYYAESAEILNKQRVHRVRPSVPVQGFNIVGGGLNIKPKVTPVAGQARSGTRANPDRRIDSTEDVPASVESVDFDDVSGEKQRKVLPSIDNNNNDHETQITAESSSFVSGSGKRRANKEQGNPSRNSNDDVTVLKPSRQRTPAASQERGVSTERARNGQRGQHRYSGSEEHSKEKEKPASIQPKEKPAAIQLKDKPEFFEAHSTRSVPQTTPHYTVGSFSTVRRLEPSKSTPFYTPTVPSLVKPKSTEGKLNYIKGGHVATTPNPNRFGGASSGLFLESSAAPKVKPTASASIELDSTYKPVIIGMRHHYDVASSGEFRPPAKSSESRDYLPTTPPPSATSSGPTYLPKSGKSPRGNAAAAAGEDVLLFAPNPVKEESVYRNVQEMLKTMNLLKDQFEDVELNAAAAAPARVGLEIPPSSGPDALVSLAKYFAQEHNETGNALGNPNVKSDKTDKTGVKTKLSAKPPLPTIKPSDATALLTTSENPPAISENADDIKKSLLSDTTVKKYSNLFGLKAAQGRGAGEGDISAGLLSNQPNGTQSESGSNYQQFPQIGSTGSTIGALAEKPESRKIAQIFSNALSSYLDNPATFRAELAARARPTEPPSTPNFRPVTTTDPTLFSDGTAKYYLPTKGLPELTTPTPNSIAAEINHKFDSTPAPDYSTTTELYEASTNRGQELEFSGELAPPSQDSGEEFLQQQQTQSFVKSRNDLLKEARPQKLVTHKPTEHPWALKSQTDFLDPLTINDGLMKEQRTSTTSTTTTTSTTASAFAYRVTTPTPSRYEWEDIFRSYDIPRDALPSSSGLQRIANKLFGGLNEQEALHLRNVMAKAEHDRQVLSLLLLLIQTCDDHNGKALERSRKHLLNALIDIDSKTAAGGKTSRQRVTTTTNRIPVTTFRRGGAASGGEYFTSTTPGYTTTTDLPTTTTGLGAGSYEETTKFEIRVEELEEGTTTTVPLLEVSSDRRALELLKSLYSLASKFSSRR; encoded by the exons GCAATTCCAAATACAAAATGCGGTGTACGCAGCTCGGTTTCATATGCG CCCTCTTAGTACTGACATTCCTTGGCCAAACCAGCGCAGAATCAAAG TACCGCACTCCTGCCCGGATATTGGCCAAGCAAACGGGCGCCACCCAGTTTGAGGAGGAGCGGTATGAGGCGCACACGAATTGCAATGAGCACAAGCATCACCTGAAGAAACGTGCCTCGGACGAGGATGTGGACTACGAGGTGTACCAGGGAGTGGTGGGGCGGCCGGGCATTGACTTTCCCATCTACCCACGCATTCCCAAGACCTCCTTTAGCTGTCGCTCCTATGGAAATGGTTACTTTGCCGACATGGAAACGGATTGTCAG GTCTTCCACATCTGCGAAGAGGGCCGCAAGATCTCGTTCCTATGTCCAAACGGCACGATCTTCCAGCAGAGCGAGCTCACCTGCGACTGGTGGTTCAAGGTGAACTGCCTGGGATCCTCGGGATACTATGCGGAAAGTGCTGAGATCTTGAACAAGCAGCGAGTGCATCGAGTTCGTCCCTCGGTACCTGTTCAAGGCTTCAACATTGTGGGCGGTGGCCTGAACATCAAACCGAAGGTGACTCCCGTCGCTGGACAGGCTAGATCTGGAACCCGCGCCAATCCCGACAGACGCATAGATTCCACCGAGGATGTGCCCGCCTCAGTGGAGAGCGTGGACTTTGATGATGTTTCCGGGGAGAAGCAGCGGAAGGTTCTGCCCAGCATCGATAACAACAATAATGACCATGAAACCCAGATTACCGCGGAGAGTTCCTCCTTCGTCAGTGGCTCTGGAAAACGAAGGGCCAACAAGGAGCAAGGCAATCCCAGTCGCAACAGCAACGACGATGTGACCGTGCTGAAACCCTCTCGTCAAAGGACTCCGGCGGCCTCCCAGGAAAGAGGTGTCTCCACCGAGAGGGCCAGGAATGGCCAGAGGGGCCAGCATCGCTACAGTGGCAGCGAGGAGCAcagcaaggagaaggagaaacCGGCTTCCATTCAGCCCAAGGAGAAACCAGCTGCCATCCAGCTTAAGGACAAACCCGAGTTCTTTGAGGCCCACTCCACACGATCTGTGCCACAGACCACGCCCCACTACACCGTTGGCAGCTTCTCCACTGTCCGACGCCTGGAACCCAGCAAGTCCACGCCCTTCTACACACCCACAGTGCCCAGCTTGGTGAAGCCGAAGAGCACGGAGGGAAAGCTCAACTATATCAAGGGTGGCCATGTGGCAACGACGCCTAATCCTAATCGCTTTGGAGGAGCCAGTTCAGGCCTCTTCCTGGAGTCTTCGGCGGCGCCTAAGGTCAAGCCCACTGCTAGTGCCAGTATCGAGCTGGATAGCACCTATAAGCCTGTGATCATTGGCATGAGGCACCACTATGATGTGGCTAGTTCTGGCGAGTTCCGTCCACCCGCGAAGTCCAGCGAGAGTCGCGACTATTTGCCAACTACTCCACCTCCGTCGGCGACTAGCAGCGGACCCACCTATTTGCCCAAGAGCGGCAAGTCACCCAGGGGAAAcgcggcagcagctgctggagaGGATGTGCTCTTGTTCGCACCCAATCCCGTGAAGGAGGAATCCGTCTATCGCAATGTGCAGGAGATGCTGAAGACTATGAACTTGCTGAAGGATCAGTTTGAGGACGTGGAACTGAatgcagcggcagcagctccagctaGGGTTGGCCTGGAGATCCCACCCTCCTCAGGCCCCGATGCCCTGGTGTCCCTGGCCAAGTACTTTGCACAGGAACACAATGAGACTGGCAACGCGTTGGGTAATCCGAATGTAAAGTCTGATAAGACCGACAAGACCGGTGTGAAGACCAAGCTATCTGCGAAGCCACCGCTACCCACGATCAAGCCATCGGACGCCACTGCCCTGCTCACCACCTCCGAGAATCCTCCAGCAATCAGTGAAAACGCAGACGACATTAAAAAGAGCCTGTTGAGTGACACCACTGTGAAGAAGTACAGCAATCTCTTTGGCCTGAAGGCCGCCCAGGGACGTGGTGCTGGAGAAGGAGATATCAGTGCTGGATTACTCTCTAACCAACCCAATGGAACCCAGTCCGAGTCGGGATCTAACTACCAGCAGTTCCCGCAGATCGGTAGCACGGGCTCAACGATTGGTGCTTTGGCGGAGAAGCCAGAGTCCCGCAAGATCGCACAGATCTTCTCCAATGCTCTCTCGAGCTATCTGGACAACCCGGCTACCTTCCGCGCTGAGCTGGCTGCCCGAGCTCGTCCTACAGAGCCCCCAAGCACGCCCAATTTCCGGCCAGTGACCACGACAGATCCCACGCTGTTCAGCGATGGAACGGCCAAGTACTATCTGCCCACTAAGGGATTGCCTGAGTTGACCACGCCCACACCCAACAGCATTGCCGCCGAGATCAATCACAAATTCGACTCGACGCCCGCCCCAGATTACTCTACCACCACCGAGCTGTATGAGGCCAGTACGAATCGCGGCCAGGAGCTGGAATTCTCGGGAGAGCTAGCGCCGCCCAGTCAGGACTCCGGAGAGGAGTtcttgcagcagcagcaaacccAGTCGTTTGTCAAGTCCCGTAACGATCTGCTGAAGGAAGCCAGGCCCCAGAAGCTGGTGACCCACAAGCCCACTGAGCATCCGTGGGCACTCAAGTCGCAGACTGACTTCCTGGATCCCCTGACCATCAATGATGGTCTGATGAAGGAGCAGCGCACCTCGACCACCAGTACCACGACCACGACATCGACAACTGCTTCTGCGTTCGCCTATAGAGTGACCACACCCACGCCTTCCCGCTACGAGTGGGAGGACATCTTCCGGAGCTACGACATTCCCAGGGATGCCCTGCCCTCCAGTAGCGGTCTGCAGAGGATAGCCAACAAACTGTTTGGTGGGCTCAACGAGCAGGAGGCACTGCACCTTCGGAATGTGATGGCCAAGGCTGAGCACGATCGCCAGGTGCTGAGTCTCCTGTTGCTGCTCATCCAAACCTGTGATGACCACAATGGAAAGGCGCTGGAGCGGAGCAGGAAGCATCTCCTGAATGCCCTCATCGACATTGACAGCAAGACGGCGGCCGGAGGAAAGACCTCCAGGCAGCGAGTGACCACTACAACCAACCGCATTCCAGTGACCACCTTCCGACGTGGCGGAGCCGCCTCCGGGGGCGAGTACTTTACCAGCACCACGCCGGGCTACACGACGACAACGGATCTGCCCACCACGACAACGGGGCTGGGGGCAGGCAGTTACGAGGAGACCACCAAGTTCGAGATCCGCGTCGAGGAGCTAGAAGAGGGCACGACGACAACGGTGCCCCTACTGGAGGTCAGCTCGGACCGGCGGGCCCTGGAGCTGCTCAAGTCATTATATTCGCTGGCGTCCAAGTTCAGCAGCAGGCGGTAG
- the Noc3 gene encoding nucleolar complex protein 3 has protein sequence MGTKKVKISSVKRAAHLKSKKTPLTKQQQQKNKQKRDQLLSKREQGQNIFSQKARKKDNLAQRKKHNKLASLGLNPLEENNEDDDDLMLDNVADMLDGDDLALLQANKRKRKARADDEDAAEQQASIGLERAYASDTKKEQAAQKIKLDLLPIKSRDGQIITRTTEVDYLPKPKLKKKDVEVEEVQDSEEGEEGDTEFEDSDDDVVNDDEAASAAAHVPKLISTTDLLIARQQEIERQKYRIGIICSGLLEKPEDKMRNFHALYELMDEINPATRLPNLMPVRKLAIISITEIFKDILPEYRVGQVDTKMQTLRKATLERVTFENALLQQFKKFLQKLEHLTAQVNKRGGLRTPQTIKLATVAVQCMCELLVAHPYFNYVQNIAQLLVYMLNCNYQEMRTAVNECFRTVFANDKKYEMALFIVRRINNLIKTKQNNVHVECITCLMGLKIKSVNLDAEKENELKQKKLESHRQRLISLSKKERKRRKKLTEVNRELEETRAEENKQAKNLKLTEIIKMVFTIYFRVLKNDPTSRVLSAILEGLAEFAHVINLDFFADLIDVLNRILEEQEELGYRERLHCIQTIFVILSGQGEVLNIDPIRFYQHFYRNMLAVQAGKNHDDFAIILRTLDEVLVKRRRNMSQQRLMAFVKRLLTGSLHLLHNGTLATLGTIKQTFQLTSVLDALLDTDTSIGSGRYDPELDDPEYCNAASTALYELALLSRHYHPTVRRMAMHIANGVPASGEGALPTDIGKLSSHDLFTQYDSTQMAFNPTIPLPKAGQPKLKKGKQLYIRSDFKQEYGKLLKEGKVTQSKDTKMLQIDFLSALQ, from the exons ATGGGCACG aaaaaggtgaaaatcAGCTCGGTGAAGCGGGCGGCTCACCTAAAGTCGAAGAAAACACCGCTCAcgaagcagcaacaacaaaagaacaAGCAGAAGCGCGACCAACTGCTCTCCAAGCGGGAGCAGGGACAGAATATATTCTCCCAGAAAGCGCGGAAGAAGGATAATCTGGCCCAGCGCAAAAAGCACAATAAACTGGCCTCCCTGGGACTGAATCCGCTCGAGGAAAACAATGAGGACGACGACGATCTGATGCTGGACAATGTGGCCGACATGCTTGACGGCGACGACTTGGCTCTGCTGCAAGCCAACAAGCGCAAGCGAAAGGCCAGGGCTGACGACGAGGACGCGGCTGAGCAGCAGGCTTCCATTGGCTTGGAAAGGGCCTACGCCTCGGACACCAAGAAGGAGCAGGCGGCTCAGAAGATCAAGTTGGATCTACTGCCCATTAAATCCAGAGATGGCCAGATCATAACCCGAACCACAGAGGTGGATTATctgccaaagccaaagctcaAGAAGAAGGATGTGGAAGTGGAGGAAGTACAGGACTCCGAAGAAGGGGAGGAGGGCGACACTGAGTTCGAGGACAGCGACGACGATGTGGTCAACGATGACGAGGCAGCATCAGCGGCCGCACACGTGCCAAAGCTCATTTCCACGACGGATCTGTTGATTGCTCGCCAGCAGGAGATCGAGCGCCAGAAGTACCGCATTGGCATCATATGCTCTGGCCTGCTTGAAAAGCCCGAGGACAAGATGCGCAACTTCCATGCCCTCTACGAGCTCATGGACGAGATAAACCCAGCCACCAGGCTGCCCAACCTGATGCCCGTTCGAAAACTGGCCATAATATCCATAACGGAAATCTTCAAGGACATTCTGCCCGAGTATCGAGTGGGTCAGGTGGACACCAAGATGCAGACGCTGCGTAAGGCCACTCTGGAGCGTGTGACCTTCGAGAACGCTCTGCTGCAGCAATTCAAGAAGTTCCTGCAGAAGCTGGAGCATCTTACGGCGCAGGTGAACAAGAGGGGCGGTTTGAGGACGCCGCAGACCATCAAGTTGGCCACCGTGGCCGTGCAGTGCATGTGCGAACTGCTGGTGGCGCATCCCTACTTCAACTACGTGCAGAACATAGCCCAGCTGCTGGTCTACATGCTGAACTGCAACTACCAGGAGATGAGAACGGCGGTCAACGAGTGCTTCCGGACGGTCTTTGCCAACGACAAGAAATATGAAATGGCCCTCTTCATTGTGAGGCGGATCAACAACCTCATCAAGACGAAGCAGAACAACGTCCATGTCGAGTGCATCACCTGCCTGATGGGTCTGAAGATCAAGAGCGTGAACCTGGATGCCGAGAAGGAGAATGAGCTGAAGCAAAAGAAGCTGGAATCCCATCGTCAACGTTTGATTAGCCTATCCAAAAAGGAGCGGAAGAGGCGAAAGAAGCTCACCGAGGTGAACAGGGAACTGGAGGAGACCCGCGCCGAGGAGAACAAGCAGGCCAAGAACCTGAAGCTCACCGAGATCATCAAGATGGTGTTTACCATATATTTCCGCGTGCTGAAGAACGATCCTACGTCTCGCGTGCTGAGCGCCATTCTGGAGGGCTTGGCAGA ATTTGCTCATGTCATCAATCTGGACTTTTTCGCTGACCTTATCGATGTACTCAATCGGATTTTGGAGGAACAGGAGGAGCTGGGCTATCGGGAGCGCCTGCACTGCATTCAAACTATATTTGTGATTCTGTCCGGCCAGGGTGAGGTGCTGAATATCGATCCCATACGATTCTACCAGCATTTCTACCGCAATATGCTGGCCGTGCAGGCTGGCAAGAATCACGACGACTTTGCCATTATTCTGCGCACCTTGGACGAGGTGCTGGTGAAGCGGCGACGAAACATGAGCCAACAGCGTCTGATGGCGTTCGTGAAGCGCCTGCTGACGGGAAGTCTCCACCTGCTGCATAACGGCACTCTGGCCACGCTGGGCACCATCAAGCAGACCTTCCAGCTTACCTCAGTGCTGGATGCCCTGCTGGACACGGACACCAGCATTGGTTCTGGCCGCTACGACCCCGAACTGGACGATCCGGAGTACTGTAATGCGGCCAGCACGGCACTGTATGAGCTTGCGCTCCTGTCGCGACACTATCATCCCACGGTGCGGCGGATGGCCATGCACATAGCCAACGGTGTGCCAGCCTCTGGCGAGGGGGCGCTGCCCACCGATATTGGCAAGCT CTCCTCCCACGACCTGTTCACACAGTACGACAGCACGCAAATGGCCTTCAATCCGACGATACCGCTGCCAAAGGCTGGTCAACCCAAACTGAAAAAGGGTAAACAGCTGTATATTCGATCAGATTTTAAGCAGGAATACGGAAAACTTCTGAAAGAGGGCAAAGTTACGCAGAGTAAAGACACGAAAATGTTGCAAATTGATTTTCTTAGTGCACTCCAATAA